The genomic window CACCCAGACTGAATCCCCTCTCCGGCACATGTTAGCTGGACTGCTTGGGATgcgtttctttctctttctttcttttttttaaagattgtatttatttatttgacagagatcacaagtaggcagggaggcaggcagagagagaggagaaagcaggctccctgctgagcagagaacccaatgcagggctcgatcccaggaccctaggatcatgacctgagccaaaggcagaggctttaacccactgagtcatccaggtgcccctggaatgcaTCTCTGAACCTTTCTGAGATGAGTTTGCAGGACGAGGGCTACTCATAGTGCAGTGTGGTCGAGGTGTTGTAAGGCTCGCATGAGCGAGGGCCCTGAGCTGcttggcacagagcctggcccagGGGAGCTTGCAGGAAGTGGGGGCTGTTTCACCACCAGGGGAGATGTCCCTGCCTTGCCCATCTGGCCCAGGCTGCCTCAGTCCCCCTAGAAGTCGGGGGGTGGGTCACACATTCAGTACCCTCCAGTGAAACCCACAGAGAATCAGAACACCTCCTTCTTGTGATTCCACCCAGCCAACTCAGAGGGTTACGATAGGAAAATCTGGAATGAATAGGAAAAGTCTACGTGACAAGGTGCATTGGACTTGAGACTACTCTTTGTGTGAGAAACggtcagcctgcttcctccctagTGTTCCCTAAGGTTCCAGACGTTCCGGTCCATGTCCCCTTCTGCCATGAGGTTTCTGAGGCTTCCCTACATCTTCCATGGGAATTGTGTGGCTATGATTTTGAAAATACTGCATATACACGCGTGATCATCTTTTGGACTCAAGGCAAGACTCTCTGGATTGGCTAAGGCATGGCTGAGCACGGGTGGTTCCTCTCTGGACTGGTTGTAGATCTTGGGGAGGACGGGCTGTGATATTTGCAGGACTTTCTCTGTGGGTATCGACAGCGGGGCTAGGATGGCTGGGATTTGGGATTTGGGAATTTGGGTATCATTCTGGACACTGCTTTGAGCGATGCAAACTTTGTCCATATTATACCCAAGCCTGCCTGTGCCAGCCAAAGGTTGTCAGAGGGGATGGATGCAGGAAAGCTGTTGCTCACAGCTAGGTTGTGAGTTCAGAGGGGGTTTCTGAAGGCTGCCCTGGACCCAGGTTCGCTGCCATTTGAGTCTCCAAAGCTCTTCAAGATGCTGGTTCTGATTTTTCAATCAGCAAAGGAGGGGGTCTGGAATTGAACACAGAAGAGACCTTCTGTCTCTTGGAAGGCAGGGTCTCTATCGTACCCTGACAGCAGGGCACACAGAACCCCTTTCGTGCAAATTACACGGGCACATCTATAGGTACCTGCCTATAGATGCCTATAGGCTTTAGACTTGGCCAGCATAATATAGGCTGGGCTCCAgcttctgtctgcctctttgcccagTACTTTTTGTGCAGTGCACAAACTACACAACAGTACAGAGCACGTTCGAGTGCTAGCCAAGAGCCTGGCCTAGCACAGAAGTGCTCAGTAAGGCTTTGTTGAAAGTGTAGTTCTGGAACCTTGTCTCCCCACAACATCAGCCTGTGGCTCTGAGAAGCCTCTACCCATAATCTGAAAAAACCCAGAAGACGTCAGCCCAGAGCTTCTGACAGTATGtccttttctcctccccattAAAGCGATACATGGATGGAGGACTAAGCGACAATGTCCCCTTCTTTGATGCCAAAACGACCATCACTGTGTCCCCCTTCTATGGGGAGTATGACATCTGCCCTAAAGTCAAGTCCACAAACTTTCTTCACGTGGACATGACCAAGCTCAGTCTGCGGCTCTGCTCTGAAAATGTCTACCTCCTGATTCGAACCCTGTTCCCTGCAGACCTCAAGGTGAGTTGGGGGCTGTGTGTTCTGGGGGTACAGCTCCTTTTCGCCTCCCTGCTTGCCAGGAGACCTCCCATTTGTTCTTTCCGCAAACAGAAACAGATCTCCCTCATCAAATAGAAAGTCAGAGAAGGGTTTCCGGCAGCTCAGGGCTGCCCCACTCTGCCCATTGGAGTCTCCTGGGAAGACTTAAACAGCCCTGCAGCACAGATCACATGTCCAGGGGCTCTGATTTTTCAAATCAAAATGCACCCCCCCGGGTGCACCCAGGGGGCagtggtattttcttttctttttcttttttttttctgttatcctGATGATTCGTCTCTGCAAGTGTGGTCAAGAACCACACTGCATTTGGTGGTTTAATCTTTCTTGCTTGTTACCATCAGGGGTCTTCTCTTCCtaacataaagaaaatgtgtggacCATGTCCACTGATGGTTCTCAGGGGAAAAAGAAGGCAGCATGGACGCTGTACCCCCACAGCGTGTGccccaggagagaggggaggctgTGCATTGCTTTGCATGTGGGGTTTGTATCCAGATGAGTGGAGAAGGCCATTGTTAATTGTCCTGTGACAGCTCGAACAGGACCCCGTATTTGGGAGGGTGGAGGCTCATCCGGGGACCAAGGGAGCCCAGAGAAACCAGTGCCTCTCAACAAAGGCTCCGCGGACAGGGCGTCCTTCGAGCCTGGTCCGGTGTGGAAGCGAACTTCTGTCCCCTAGGAGTGCggagccctgtgtccagcctCGCTGTGGCCGCGCTGGGCCATGGGAGCAGCTCCGGGCGGGGAGGGCTCTGCTCTTGGTCTCTGCACTGCATTTACCTTACTTGATTCGTTGCCAGGTGCTTGGCGAGATATGCCTTCGCGGCTACTTAGACGCCTTCAGGTTCTTGGAGGAGAACGGTATGTACGCTGCGGGCGAGGTGAGAGCAGACAGGGCCTTTGAACCAGCTCTGCGCGGGCAGTCGGTCACCCATGGCTGGGGTTCCGTAGAAAGCCAGCGCTCCGTGTCCTCGCTCAACACCTTGCTCAGTCCCCTCATTTGCCCCGGGAGCCAGGAGATCTTGGCCCCACTAGACAAATGGGGAGACGGAGATGAGCCGgggacctccccccccccccgtgtcccCACCCTCTACCCCCGCAGTAACCCCGTCTGCTCAGTGAAGGCAGTcctgttggtttttcttttccctgtaaACTATGTTGAACCTTTAGATAAACAAAGGAGGGAGTTAAGCGGGTTCCTGGCCCTAGCCCCAGGTGGAGAAATCAGGTCATGTGGGTCTCTGGCCACGCCCCCTGAGCTCCGCTGTCCTTACCGGAGGGAGCTGGGCTCTTGCCAGTCTGAGATGTATTGGGGGCTGTTCGTCTTCAAGGCTAAGAGTTGGTTTCCCTGTTGCTTCTCTGTACGAGTCTTTGGCGGAGACCAAGGAGCGGCAGTTAAAAGGTCGCGCTGTATTTCTCGACACGGACCATGTGGATTGGCCTCTTCAGCGTGCTAAGCCAGTGGCTGGGTGCTGGGGTACCACCGGGAAGGGGCAGGTGTGGCTTCTGTCCCTCCTGGAGCTTAGCCTGTGGGCCAGGTGGGCCAGGAAGCAAGTGGAAGGACAGTGTGTGCCAAGTGCGCTGACAGGAAGCCACAGGACACAGTGGCATCACAGGGGAGGGGTCCGCATGGCCccccgggggaggggagggctccaGGAGGATGTGAATTTGTGTTGCAACTTGGGATGAACAGGAGTGTTCTGGGCGTGGGGGCCGGGAGTGAGGGGTGGGCAGGCCGCAGAGCGTGCAGCAAGgttggaggagggaaggaaggcccACATGACTGGAGCGGTGGGGGTAGGGGCCACTGAAAGATGGGCGGCGGGGGACAGGGGCCAGGCCTGGACCCGGTGGACACAGTAGAGGTTTGCATCCTGCAGCTGTAGGGAGCCACTGAGGGGCGCTgaagcaggagtgggggaggtCAGCCGAGGCCTTGGGCTGCCCGCCGAGAGGGTGAGATGCTGGTCTCCAGGGGACCCTTGAGGCAGCTGAAGGGTCATCGAGGGCCAGGGCAGTGAGGGTGGTGCAAGGGGCCCGAGGGAACAGGCCTCGCGGATGACCAACCAGAGATTCTGGAAGGGCTAGACTCAGGAATGAGGTCGCGGCTTCTGGCTCTCGCAGCTGGGGTAGGGGTGTCCTGCTCCCTGGCTCAGGGCTCtcgggaaggggagggaaagcatTCTCGGGGAAGCCTGGTATGCTGTGCATGGGTCGGTGGGTGTGCAGAGTCCCAGGGCCATCTGGGGGCAGCTGTGCAGGAGGGAGCTAACTGCAGGGCCTGAAGTTCTGGAGAGCAGTCTGGGCTGGGAATGCAATGGAATTTGGAAGGAATCTAGGAATCAGGGACAGCCGCAGAGCCCTTAGGGGCACACTCAGGTGACACAGTGACTTTCATAACTAGAAGCCTTTGGGCAAaccacctccctccctgggctTCTGTGTCCAGCCTGTAGCCAGGGGAACGTGGATTAAATGCCCAGGGGATTCTTGGTAGTTCTGAAGATGGGCCTTGGCAGCCTCTGGGTTGGGTTGGAGTCTAAAGATATAGGTGAGTAGATTCTGGGAACAGATTCTTTGAAACATTCCTGAGGGAGGGTACAGTCCTGGCAGATGAGGAGGATGCCTGATGGAAGTGGGAAAGATCTATGGGAGCAGAGGCTTTGAAGGCCCCTGGCACGGTGTGGATGCTGGTCCCTCCAGGAGCCCAGGGGGCAGCCGGAGGCTTGGCCAAGGGCCCGGTCACGAGGGTGGTGTGGAGATCAACCCGAGGAATAAGGCACAGGCATCTGGGAATAGCTCCTGGTCTTCCTAACCAGAGGTCGGGAGCAGGAGGGGCCCCGGGGGGCAGCGTGGACACCTGGAACAGCCTGTTCCCTTGACCAGCCCAGCGAGCCAGTTCTCTGAGAGCGGGAACCACTCACTGGTATCAGCCAGTGAGTCCCAGCACCGGGGGCGGGacctgcccagactccctcaccCAGCACTGTTTTCAAAGCCACACGGTGGAAGAGCGGCATCTTTAATGTCAGACCTGGGTTCGAATGCTGCTCTTGCACTCAcaggctgtgtggctttgggtgagtctcttaacctctctgtgcttctgatTTCTCAGCTGAaatggaggagcagagagaccaGGAGTAACAGTCCTAATTGTTACCAAGTTCCTAAACAGGGGCCTGAAACACAGCCTCACCGGTGATTCAGTGATTATAAATTAGTTGTAATTCTTATCTTTCACCTTCATAAATGCACCTGTGGCTGTGGAACTGGCACGGCTAGTGAGGGATGGCGCCTCAACCAAACTCTCATCTCTCTGGCTTCAAAGCCCCACACTTGTTCCTCTCGGTTACAAAAACCTATCTACCCGCCCTCATTTCTCCCATGGCAGGCCCGCGGCTCCCCCGGGGGCTGCCTGTGTCCCTGTCATTCTGCGGGTGCGTGTGTGAGTAGGGTCCCCTGCTGCCTGTGTTCACCTGCTGGCTGGTTTCCCGTGTCCCCGGTAGGCATCTGCAACAAGCCCCATCCGGGCCTGGATTTACCCTCGGAGGAGGCGAAGACCCTTACCTtcccctggggacacaggaacccGGAATCTGGCCCAAGGGTGTCTGCGGAGGGGACGAAGCCCGAGGGAGACGAGCTGCTGGACCACCTGCGTCTCAGCATCCTGCCCTGGGACGAGCGCATCCTGGACAACCTATCGCCCAGCCTCACTACAGGTGCCGACCGCGCGGGGGTCGGGGGGTGCTGAGGATGTGGTTTCCTGTGACACAGAGAGACTGAAGGGACTCTTCAGTCCAGAACCTTCTGGTAGGCCCTTCCTCCAGaacccctctcttcctgcttacCCGTTGCAAAGCCTTCTTTCTTGAGGAGTCCCCTTTCCCTGATTTCTCCTTGCCTCCAGACCTGCAGTTTTGAATCTCCATTGAGTGGCGATAGACTTTATCACGTGATCAGCTATTACGTGGACAGGTGTGCACACCAGCTTTCAGATCGAGCACTTGGAGAGATTCAGAGCCGCGGGGGACCTCATCCCTGGTCCCAGGGCTCTAGCACGTCTGTTGTGCTCATTCACTAGCCAGCACTTGGCGGAGGGTTCTGGGCAGAAGGAAACAAAGTCCAGCGGAAGGTTCAGGAAAAAACTCAAAAATCGATGGGGATATTCGAGAAGTTTGTGTAGCCCTCCCAAAACAGTTGTTATTTAAAAGAGAGTGGTTCACTGAGCACCCTGTGTCCTGTGGGCTAGCCGAGGGCTGTTCTGGGAAAACAACTCATTTGATCTCATTGGTGAGTGCTTCTGAGTCTTCGGATGCCCGGATTGGTGTATTTCGCGGAAATTCCAAGCAGCCCCTGGGGAAGGTGGTTTGGTTTTTGCTCTGGTGGGAGACACACCTCCACGTTATATTTTTCAGCACTGAATAATGCAATTAAAGTGAAACATGGACAAGTGAGCAGGATTTACGATTTCTTACCGGTTAAGGTCATGTCGTATGTGATGCTGCCTTGTACGTTCCCCATGGAGTCTGCCATCGCCATGGCCCAGAGGTGAGCCTTTTGTGTGGCTTTGTGCTTTCCTCCCAGGGTtggatggagatggagagaatccaCGTAAGGGCGCTTGACCTGTGGCCTGGCTCCGTGTAGAATGCCACGGAGCCCACGGTCCACAAGGA from Mustela lutreola isolate mMusLut2 chromosome 8, mMusLut2.pri, whole genome shotgun sequence includes these protein-coding regions:
- the PNPLA3 gene encoding 1-acylglycerol-3-phosphate O-acyltransferase PNPLA3 isoform X2, with the translated sequence MDIARSARSRKMGIFHPAFNLGRRLRNDLQTYLPDDIHRLISGKMCISLTRVSDGENVLVSDFHSKEEVVDALLCSSFIPFFCGIIPPSFRGVRYMDGGLSDNVPFFDAKTTITVSPFYGEYDICPKVKSTNFLHVDMTKLSLRLCSENVYLLIRTLFPADLKVLGEICLRGYLDAFRFLEENGICNKPHPGLDLPSEEAKTLTFPWGHRNPESGPRVSAEGTKPEGDELLDHLRLSILPWDERILDNLSPSLTTALNNAIKVKHGQVSRIYDFLPVKVMSYVMLPCTFPMESAIAMAQRLVMWLPDMPEDIRWLQWLTCHVCSRVMTQLFPHSRLRTQANGQQPSLRDVKALLLSLLSSRSQS